From the Salmo trutta chromosome 2, fSalTru1.1, whole genome shotgun sequence genome, one window contains:
- the LOC115149296 gene encoding highly reducing polyketide synthase 40 isoform X4 has protein sequence MNRDYEQSAAFMNPNVINHCTGTGLSMSIAANRVSYVFNFTGPSLSIDCACSSSLVALHLACQAIRQGDCEMALCGGVNSIIQPLVFVALSKAKMISPEGTSKPFSSRADGYGRGEGCGIILLKPLKKALKENDHVWGIISNTAVNQDGHTVTPITKPSMVQQEELLRGIYSESDLLSVQYIEAHGTGTPVGDPIEAGSISKVIAKARPPGSETLLIGSVKGNIGHTESAAGVAGLIKVLLMMKHETIVPSLFYSEDSASIDAKALNVKIPTKAEKWRDSIARVAGINNFGFGGTNAHAIVKQHKQSNVPQKSGRKSHNCFVLSASSEKSMSMMMEDTIGQINTDNKGDLEALAYTSACRRSHLKHRYRRAFRTLSLADLKDQLKSAMNKVNTPSYSDPRLVFVFCGNGVTYQGMCQQLLKHEPVFRDKISQIEMLFQKFNNMSIIERLESDSESKDLSKPDVVQPLLFAIQVGIDSLFKHWGIKPDAILGHSVGEIAAAHCSGLLSLEDAVKVIYFRSTLQNKVTGGKMLVVSNMVVSEVLNLLPSYSNKISLAAFNSPQSCTLSGDAEAIDSLHQKLSSSVKRKNLFLRVLDVPAAYHSQMMDPILSQLEDSIGSLQVNDVETELFSTVTGKEVEQPDFSTGKYWARNIRDPVSFEQAVRSASKGKKNVVFVEIGPRRALQRNIQETLGNDTIVLSSVQPDKDHETMLNSVSKLFELGVQVDWDQFYRGREASPTPFPRYQFDSTRRDVIIAASKVHHTSGNHPVLTHTASDSNTFSCDLSSDSVSYLHEHKHNGVAIIPGAFYTELGLAAFMASAKPKVPLNTLQVSVSFQNPYVFTQNAPEIKVQLEPAVDETHFKIYSPSTNHASGTITCKRGQLAEEQNISLRSIFKRCNSVLSSEKFYTEIALGGFQYGTVFQNTGDVHYGEEFKEAFSIVTVPEELLSQLHEYCIHPVVLDFLMQLAPVTVAYRSSSRPGFPVKIGSLTVFEPLQEEMIVYLKAIDEGYDHFEVCGCFTNKEGRVLVELKHVMIAYLGSRSRVVEEYFFHNDFNVVCEDINSSNASEAPKALVFSDQVGLPKAMRPHLSSKSRYISFTQSKEVLSHGFPTLLANLNITDLNKHFQEVLFVWGQEDVTSLKTEYVLENMVSCCEMFRKIVLALRAMQFTNSIRVITYRSAEKTVDQISAGFVLSGMTRSCAAEMEKLSFQLIDINSVSTEDIRALSQVLKSYPCKRYPELVVKGGLIWKPDIVHTPIGSIESTEGRVFSSMSEPCIFQTNDPCRITSLSAIPCDVDDTNIHEQSVKIQLSKICVHSSDYYPVSVSDLNYGQTIYWKNHTSQKHQLLALDFSGTVTAVGKDVNTLKVGDHIVSCYPIAASSKIVIPEAACYKTKRLTFLKEAPCVSYFVLAWEILHRLLPTVKHRRLSIISSVPDSSLLKVLIQTANKSGWNAIVGTPCNGMFVDAILLLPPFDKSLLAEASNCSDVRHVVIVCESQSQCLLEQSVFQNVKDSVHIQTLQMSSILQKGSLIAKTPHIYRWLQSMDLDWISFSLETSTFQRMSSGSIDFLSVEESESYFSSKTLSVVALSKDDSKGTLSNIQLLPKPTQLFQKKSVYIVTGGLSGLGFETVKFLSQKGGEYIVILSRSSPTPDIQQEIVLLERQWSAHIVWMGCDVSVSEHVLRVIGLIGQKFPSCPIKGVFHSAVVLHDGLIETLDKSHFEKVLKPKVNGALNLHHATKHCKLDYFVCYSSISSFLGNASQTNYAAANSFLDYFCHYRRNIGLCGQSINWGPLNLGLLLNKDHLHRFLERRGLMVMDVHESLEQCLLLNKPQQVVCRFHVKNMMSNVLSQNASLTMRMTALVDEAVQKYKFQKSQSEHTSVPSSPSEYIRSVLSQTSGVDKNELDDDSLLSALGIDSMQAMTLQNLIFQDRGVNVPLVTLLDPNGTLSTLVSMLMESTEGESQNDDQIEE, from the exons ATGAACAGAGATTATGAACAATCTGCTGCATTTATGAACCCAAATGTAATCAACCACTGCACCGGCACCGGACTTTCTATGAGTATAGCAGCCAACAGAGTCTCATACGTCTTCAACTTCACTGGACCCTCACTCTCCATTGACTGTGCCTGCTCTTCATCCCTTGTTGCTCTTCATTTAGCTTGTCAAGCCATAAGACAAG GTGACTGCGAGATGGCTCTTTGTGGTGGCGTCAATTCTATCATACAGCCACTAGTCTTTGTCGCTCTCAGCAAAGCAAAGATGATTTCACCTGAAGGCACCAGCAAACCTTTCTCCAGCAGAGCAGATGGCTATGGCAGAGGAGAGGGCTGTGGGATTATTCTTCTGAAGCCACTaaaaaaa GCTCTCAAGGAGAATGACCATGTGTGGGGCATCATAAGCAACACTGCTGTTAACCAAGATGGCCACACAGTCACTCCAATCACCAAGCCATCCATGGTCCAGCAAGAGGAGCTGCTGCGCGGAATCTATTCAGAGTCTGACCTGTTATCGGTCCAGTACATAGAGGCTCATGGGACTGGAACTCCAGTGGGGGATCCCATAGAAGCAGGCAGCATCTCCAAAGTCATTGCCAAAGCCAGACCTCCAGGTTCAGAGACACTCCTCATCGGCTCTGTGAAAGGCAACATTGGACACACTGAATCTGCAGCTGGAGTGGCAGGGCTAATCAAGGTACTCCTAATGATGAAACATGAAACCATTGTCCCTTCACTGTTCTACTCTGAGGACAGTGCCAGTATAGATGCTAAAGCTTTAAATGTAAAGATTCCTACTAAAGCAGAAAAGTGGAGAGATTCTATTGCAAGGGTTGCAGGAATAAACAATTTTGGTTTTGGAGGAACAAATGCACATGCTATTGTCAAACAACACAAGCAGTCAAATGTTCCTCAAAAAAGTGGTAGGAAGTCACACAATTGTTTTGTCCTCTCTGCCAGTTCTGAAAAGTCGATGAGTATGATGATGGAGGACACAATTGGACAGATAAACACAGACAACAAAGGTGATCTAGAAGCTCTTGCATACACATCTGCTTGTAGAAGAAGCCACTTGAAACATCGATATCGGAGGGCATTCAGAACTCTCTCTCTGGCTGATCTAAAAGATCAACTCAAGTCTGCCATGAACAAGGTAAACACACCATCTTACTCAGATCCCAGGCTGGTATTTGTCTTCTGTGGGAACGGTGTAACCTATCAAGGCATGTGCCAGCAGCTCCTGAAACATGAGCCTGTGTTCAGAGACAAGATCAGCCAAATTGAGATGCTTTTCCAAAAATTCAATAACATGAGTATCATAGAGAGACTTGAGAGCGATTCAGAGAGTAAGGATCTTTCAAAACCAGATGTTGTCCAGCCCCTCCTCTTTGCCATTCAGGTTGGCATAGACAGTCTCTTCAAGCACTGGGGCATCAAACCTGATGCCATTCTTGGCCACTCTGTAGGAGAGATTgctgctgcccactgctctgGGCTGTTGTCGCTTGAGGATGCAGTGAAGGTGATCTACTTCCGCAGTACTCTGCAGAATAAGGTCACAGGAGGGAAAATGCTTGTGGTCAGTAACATGGTCGTATCAGAGGTCTtgaacctccttccctcctacTCAAATAAGATTTCCTTGGCTGCCTTCAACAGCCCACAGTCCTGCACCCTCTCAGGTGATGCAGAGGCTATTGACAGTCTCCATCAAAAGCTGAGCAGCTCAGTCAAGAGGAAGAATCTGTTCCTCCGTGTTCTGGATGTCCCTGCTGCATACCACAGCCAGATGATGGATCCCATCCTGTCTCAACTAGAGGACAGTATTGGCTCTTTACAAGTCAATGATGTTGAGACAGAATTGTTTTCCACAGTGACAGGAAAGGAGGTCGAGCAGCCAGACTTCAGCACAGGCAAATACTGGGCCAGGAACATTCGAGATCCAGTTTCATTTGAACAGGCAGTGAGATCTGCATCCAAAGGGAAAAAGAATGTAGTCTTTGTGGAGATTGGCCCGCGAAGGGCTCTACAAAGAAACATCCAGGAGACGCTGGGAAATGACACCATAGTTCTGTCCTCAGTGCAGCCAGATAAAGATCATGAGACAATGCTGAATTCTGTGTCCAAACTGTTTGAGTTGGGGGTTCAGGTAGACTGGGATCAGTTCTACAGAGGCCGTGAGGCTTCACCAACACCTTTCCCAAGGTATCAGTTTGATTCTACTCGGAGAGATGTTATCATTGCTGCATCAAAGGTACATCATACATCAGGTAATCATCCTGTGCTAACTCATACAGCTAGCGATAGCAATACCTTCAGTTGTGATCTGTCTTCTGACTCAGTATCCTACCTGCATGAGCATAAACATAACGGTGTTGCCATAATCCCTGGTGCCTTCTATACTGAGTTGGGTTTGGCTGCCTTCATGGCCAGTGCCAAACCAAAAGTTCCACTCAACACACTGCAAGTCAGTGTCAGTTTTCAGAATCCCTATGTTTTCACACAGAATGCACCAGAGATTAAAGTGCAACTTGAACCAGCAGTGGATGAGACCCATTTTAAGATATATTCTCCCTCCACAAACCATGCATCAGGCACAATAACGTGCAAGCGAGGACAGCTAGCTGAAGAGCAGAACATTTCGCTAAGATCTATCTTCAAAAGATGCAATTCAGTGTTGAGTTCTGAAAAGTTCTACACTGAAATTGCTCTGGGTGGGTTTCAGTATGGCACTGTTTTCCAGAACACGGGGGATGTACACTATGGTGAAGAGTTTAAGGAGGCTTTTTCAATTGTAACAGTTCCAGAAGAATTGCTGTCTCAGTTGCATGAATACTGCATTCACCCTGTAGTGTTAGACTTCCTGATGCAACTTGCTCCTGTTACAGTAGCATATAGATCCTCTTCAAGGCCCGGGTTTCCTGTCAAAATAGGCAGCTTGACAGTGTTTGAACCCCTGCAAGAGGAAATGATTGTGTATCTGAAAGCAATTGATGAAGGCTATGATCACTTTGAGGTATGTGGTTGCTTTACCAACAAAGAGGGAAGAGTTTTGGTTGAGCTTAAGCATGTGATGATCGCGTATCTTGGGAGCCGCTCTCGTGTCGTGGAAGAATACTTCTTCCACAATGACTTCAATGTTGTCTGTGAGGATATCAATTCCTCTAATGCCAGTGAGGCACCAAAGGCCTTGGTCTTTTCTGACCAGGTAGGCCTTCCAAAAGCCATGCGACCACACTTAAGTTCAAAGtctagatacatctccttcacacAATCTAAGGAGGTCTTGAGCCATGGATTTCCTACACTCCTGGCAAACCTTAATATCACAGATCTCAACAAACACTTCCAGGAGGTCTTATTTGTGTGGGGTCAGGAAGATGTTACTTCACTGAAAACTGAGTATGTTCTGGAGAATATGGTAAGCTGCTGTGAGATGTTCAGGAAAATTGTCCTGGCACTGAGGGCCATGCAATTTACAAATTCCATCAGAGTAATAACCTACCGGTCAGCAGAGAAAACAGTGGACCAGATCAGCGCAGGCTTTGTCCTATCAGGCATGACTAGATCGTGTGCTGCAGAAATGGAAAAGCTTTCCTTCCAGCTGATTGACATCAACTCTGTCTCTACAGAGGACATCAGAGCTCTGTCTCAGGTCTTAAAGTCCTACCCTTGCAAAAGATACCCAGAGTTGGTTGTGAAAGGGGGGCTGATTTGGAAACCTGATATTGTACATACTCCCATTGGAAGCATTGAGAGCACTGAGGGAAGGGTGTTCTCTTCAATGTCTGAGCCATGCATCTTTCAGACAAATGACCCCTGCAGAATAACTAGCTTGTCTGCCATTCCCTGTGATGTTGACGATACAAACATCCATGAGCAATCAGTCAAGATTCAGCTTAGCAAGATATGTGTTCATTCCTCAGACTACTATCCTGTCAGTGTCTCTGATCTGAACTATGGTCAGACAATATACTGGAAGAATCACACATCTCAGAAGCACCAGCTTCTGGCTCTTGACTTCAGTGGTACTGTCACAGCTGTAGGGAAAGATGTGAACACACTGAAAGTGGGAGACCATATAGTATCATGTTATCCCATTGCTGCATCTTCTAAGATTGTGATTCCTGAAGCAGCATGCTACAAAACAAAGAGGCTCACATTTCTGAAAGAGGCTCCTTGTGTGTCCTACTTTGTTCTGGCATGGGAAATACTGCACAGACTGTTACCTACAGTCAAACATAGAAGGTTGAGCATCATCTCCTCTGTTCCTGACTCTAGTCTGCTGAAGGTCCTAATCCAAACAGCAAACAAATCAGGATGGAATGCCATTGTAGGGACACCGTGCAATGGGATGTTTGTTGATGCAATTCTCCTCCTTCCACCATTTGATAAATCTCTGTTGGCAGAAGCCAGCAATTGTTCTGATGTCAGACATGTTGTCATTGTCTGTGAATCCCAGTCCCAATGCTTGCTTGAACAGAGTGTTTTCCAGAATGTTAAGGATAGTGTTCACATACAGACTCTTCAGATGTCCAGCATCTTACAAAAAGGATCACTCATTGCCAAGACGCCACACATTTATCGTTGGCTCCAGTCCATGGATTTGGACTGGATATCATTTTCTCTAGAGACCTCTACCTTTCAGAGAATGTCTTCCGGTAGCATTGACTTCCTGTCTGTTGAGGAATCTGAATCGTACTTCAGCTCAAAGACCCTGTCTGTTGTGGCACTGAGTAAAGATGATTCCAAAGGCACACTGTCCAACATTCAGTTGCTGCCTAAACCAACACAGCTTTTCCAGAAGAAGTCTGTGTACATTGTCACAGGTGGTCTCTCTGGGCTGGGGTTTGAAACAGTGAAGTTCCTTTCTCAGAAAGGTGGAGAGTACATCGTCATACTCTCCAGAAGTAGCCCCACACCAGACATACAGCAGGAGATAGTCCTTCTGGAGAGACAATGGAGTGCCCATATTGTATGGATGGGATGTGATGTCTCTGTTTCTGAGCATGTGCTCAGAGTGATTGGTCTCATTGGTCAGAAGTTCCCCTCTTGTCCAATCAAAGGGGTCTTTCACAGTGCAGTTGTCCTGCATGATGGGTTGATTGAAACCCTTGACAAATCCCACTTTGAGAAAGTCCTAAAGCCCAAGGTGAATGGAGCTCTGAATCTGCACCACGCCACAAAACACTGCAAGTTAGACTACTTTGTGTGCTACTCTTCCATCTCTTCTTTCCTTGGCAATGCCTCACAAACAAACTATGCAGCAGCCAATTCATTCCTGGACTACTTCTGTCACTATAGACGGAATATTGGACTATGTGGGCAATCCATCAACTGGGGACCTTTGAACCTTGGTCTCCTGCTTAACAAGGATCATTTACACAGGTTTCTGGAGAGAAGGGGATTGATGGTGATGGATGTTCATGAGAGTTTGGAACAATGCCTCTTGCTAAACAAACCCCAACAGGTTGTATGTAGGTTTCACGTCAAGAACATGATGAGCAATGTCCTCTCTCAAAATGCATCATTGACCATGCGCATGACTGCATTAGTGGATGAGGCAGTGCAAAAATACAAATTCCAAAAGTCACAGTCTGAACATACTTCTGTGCCATCCTCCCCAAGTGAATACATCAGGTCTGTACTCAGTCAAACAAGTGGTGTTGACAAGAATGAGTTAGATGACGATTCTCTTCTCTCTGCCTTAGGCATCGACTCAATGCAAGCCATGACCCTGCAGAACCTCATCTTTCAGGATAGGGGTGTGAATGTGCCTCTGGTTACATTGCTGGACCCCAATGGGACACTGTCTACATTGGTATCAATGCTGATGGAGAGTACTGAGGGTGAATCTCAGAATGATGATCAGATAGAGGAATGA
- the LOC115149296 gene encoding mycocerosic acid synthase isoform X5, whose translation MSMMMEDTIGQINTDNKGDLEALAYTSACRRSHLKHRYRRAFRTLSLADLKDQLKSAMNKVNTPSYSDPRLVFVFCGNGVTYQGMCQQLLKHEPVFRDKISQIEMLFQKFNNMSIIERLESDSESKDLSKPDVVQPLLFAIQVGIDSLFKHWGIKPDAILGHSVGEIAAAHCSGLLSLEDAVKVIYFRSTLQNKVTGGKMLVVSNMVVSEVLNLLPSYSNKISLAAFNSPQSCTLSGDAEAIDSLHQKLSSSVKRKNLFLRVLDVPAAYHSQMMDPILSQLEDSIGSLQVNDVETELFSTVTGKEVEQPDFSTGKYWARNIRDPVSFEQAVRSASKGKKNVVFVEIGPRRALQRNIQETLGNDTIVLSSVQPDKDHETMLNSVSKLFELGVQVDWDQFYRGREASPTPFPRYQFDSTRRDVIIAASKVHHTSGNHPVLTHTASDSNTFSCDLSSDSVSYLHEHKHNGVAIIPGAFYTELGLAAFMASAKPKVPLNTLQVSVSFQNPYVFTQNAPEIKVQLEPAVDETHFKIYSPSTNHASGTITCKRGQLAEEQNISLRSIFKRCNSVLSSEKFYTEIALGGFQYGTVFQNTGDVHYGEEFKEAFSIVTVPEELLSQLHEYCIHPVVLDFLMQLAPVTVAYRSSSRPGFPVKIGSLTVFEPLQEEMIVYLKAIDEGYDHFEVCGCFTNKEGRVLVELKHVMIAYLGSRSRVVEEYFFHNDFNVVCEDINSSNASEAPKALVFSDQVGLPKAMRPHLSSKSRYISFTQSKEVLSHGFPTLLANLNITDLNKHFQEVLFVWGQEDVTSLKTEYVLENMVSCCEMFRKIVLALRAMQFTNSIRVITYRSAEKTVDQISAGFVLSGMTRSCAAEMEKLSFQLIDINSVSTEDIRALSQVLKSYPCKRYPELVVKGGLIWKPDIVHTPIGSIESTEGRVFSSMSEPCIFQTNDPCRITSLSAIPCDVDDTNIHEQSVKIQLSKICVHSSDYYPVSVSDLNYGQTIYWKNHTSQKHQLLALDFSGTVTAVGKDVNTLKVGDHIVSCYPIAASSKIVIPEAACYKTKRLTFLKEAPCVSYFVLAWEILHRLLPTVKHRRLSIISSVPDSSLLKVLIQTANKSGWNAIVGTPCNGMFVDAILLLPPFDKSLLAEASNCSDVRHVVIVCESQSQCLLEQSVFQNVKDSVHIQTLQMSSILQKGSLIAKTPHIYRWLQSMDLDWISFSLETSTFQRMSSGSIDFLSVEESESYFSSKTLSVVALSKDDSKGTLSNIQLLPKPTQLFQKKSVYIVTGGLSGLGFETVKFLSQKGGEYIVILSRSSPTPDIQQEIVLLERQWSAHIVWMGCDVSVSEHVLRVIGLIGQKFPSCPIKGVFHSAVVLHDGLIETLDKSHFEKVLKPKVNGALNLHHATKHCKLDYFVCYSSISSFLGNASQTNYAAANSFLDYFCHYRRNIGLCGQSINWGPLNLGLLLNKDHLHRFLERRGLMVMDVHESLEQCLLLNKPQQVVCRFHVKNMMSNVLSQNASLTMRMTALVDEAVQKYKFQKSQSEHTSVPSSPSEYIRSVLSQTSGVDKNELDDDSLLSALGIDSMQAMTLQNLIFQDRGVNVPLVTLLDPNGTLSTLVSMLMESTEGESQNDDQIEE comes from the coding sequence ATGAGTATGATGATGGAGGACACAATTGGACAGATAAACACAGACAACAAAGGTGATCTAGAAGCTCTTGCATACACATCTGCTTGTAGAAGAAGCCACTTGAAACATCGATATCGGAGGGCATTCAGAACTCTCTCTCTGGCTGATCTAAAAGATCAACTCAAGTCTGCCATGAACAAGGTAAACACACCATCTTACTCAGATCCCAGGCTGGTATTTGTCTTCTGTGGGAACGGTGTAACCTATCAAGGCATGTGCCAGCAGCTCCTGAAACATGAGCCTGTGTTCAGAGACAAGATCAGCCAAATTGAGATGCTTTTCCAAAAATTCAATAACATGAGTATCATAGAGAGACTTGAGAGCGATTCAGAGAGTAAGGATCTTTCAAAACCAGATGTTGTCCAGCCCCTCCTCTTTGCCATTCAGGTTGGCATAGACAGTCTCTTCAAGCACTGGGGCATCAAACCTGATGCCATTCTTGGCCACTCTGTAGGAGAGATTgctgctgcccactgctctgGGCTGTTGTCGCTTGAGGATGCAGTGAAGGTGATCTACTTCCGCAGTACTCTGCAGAATAAGGTCACAGGAGGGAAAATGCTTGTGGTCAGTAACATGGTCGTATCAGAGGTCTtgaacctccttccctcctacTCAAATAAGATTTCCTTGGCTGCCTTCAACAGCCCACAGTCCTGCACCCTCTCAGGTGATGCAGAGGCTATTGACAGTCTCCATCAAAAGCTGAGCAGCTCAGTCAAGAGGAAGAATCTGTTCCTCCGTGTTCTGGATGTCCCTGCTGCATACCACAGCCAGATGATGGATCCCATCCTGTCTCAACTAGAGGACAGTATTGGCTCTTTACAAGTCAATGATGTTGAGACAGAATTGTTTTCCACAGTGACAGGAAAGGAGGTCGAGCAGCCAGACTTCAGCACAGGCAAATACTGGGCCAGGAACATTCGAGATCCAGTTTCATTTGAACAGGCAGTGAGATCTGCATCCAAAGGGAAAAAGAATGTAGTCTTTGTGGAGATTGGCCCGCGAAGGGCTCTACAAAGAAACATCCAGGAGACGCTGGGAAATGACACCATAGTTCTGTCCTCAGTGCAGCCAGATAAAGATCATGAGACAATGCTGAATTCTGTGTCCAAACTGTTTGAGTTGGGGGTTCAGGTAGACTGGGATCAGTTCTACAGAGGCCGTGAGGCTTCACCAACACCTTTCCCAAGGTATCAGTTTGATTCTACTCGGAGAGATGTTATCATTGCTGCATCAAAGGTACATCATACATCAGGTAATCATCCTGTGCTAACTCATACAGCTAGCGATAGCAATACCTTCAGTTGTGATCTGTCTTCTGACTCAGTATCCTACCTGCATGAGCATAAACATAACGGTGTTGCCATAATCCCTGGTGCCTTCTATACTGAGTTGGGTTTGGCTGCCTTCATGGCCAGTGCCAAACCAAAAGTTCCACTCAACACACTGCAAGTCAGTGTCAGTTTTCAGAATCCCTATGTTTTCACACAGAATGCACCAGAGATTAAAGTGCAACTTGAACCAGCAGTGGATGAGACCCATTTTAAGATATATTCTCCCTCCACAAACCATGCATCAGGCACAATAACGTGCAAGCGAGGACAGCTAGCTGAAGAGCAGAACATTTCGCTAAGATCTATCTTCAAAAGATGCAATTCAGTGTTGAGTTCTGAAAAGTTCTACACTGAAATTGCTCTGGGTGGGTTTCAGTATGGCACTGTTTTCCAGAACACGGGGGATGTACACTATGGTGAAGAGTTTAAGGAGGCTTTTTCAATTGTAACAGTTCCAGAAGAATTGCTGTCTCAGTTGCATGAATACTGCATTCACCCTGTAGTGTTAGACTTCCTGATGCAACTTGCTCCTGTTACAGTAGCATATAGATCCTCTTCAAGGCCCGGGTTTCCTGTCAAAATAGGCAGCTTGACAGTGTTTGAACCCCTGCAAGAGGAAATGATTGTGTATCTGAAAGCAATTGATGAAGGCTATGATCACTTTGAGGTATGTGGTTGCTTTACCAACAAAGAGGGAAGAGTTTTGGTTGAGCTTAAGCATGTGATGATCGCGTATCTTGGGAGCCGCTCTCGTGTCGTGGAAGAATACTTCTTCCACAATGACTTCAATGTTGTCTGTGAGGATATCAATTCCTCTAATGCCAGTGAGGCACCAAAGGCCTTGGTCTTTTCTGACCAGGTAGGCCTTCCAAAAGCCATGCGACCACACTTAAGTTCAAAGtctagatacatctccttcacacAATCTAAGGAGGTCTTGAGCCATGGATTTCCTACACTCCTGGCAAACCTTAATATCACAGATCTCAACAAACACTTCCAGGAGGTCTTATTTGTGTGGGGTCAGGAAGATGTTACTTCACTGAAAACTGAGTATGTTCTGGAGAATATGGTAAGCTGCTGTGAGATGTTCAGGAAAATTGTCCTGGCACTGAGGGCCATGCAATTTACAAATTCCATCAGAGTAATAACCTACCGGTCAGCAGAGAAAACAGTGGACCAGATCAGCGCAGGCTTTGTCCTATCAGGCATGACTAGATCGTGTGCTGCAGAAATGGAAAAGCTTTCCTTCCAGCTGATTGACATCAACTCTGTCTCTACAGAGGACATCAGAGCTCTGTCTCAGGTCTTAAAGTCCTACCCTTGCAAAAGATACCCAGAGTTGGTTGTGAAAGGGGGGCTGATTTGGAAACCTGATATTGTACATACTCCCATTGGAAGCATTGAGAGCACTGAGGGAAGGGTGTTCTCTTCAATGTCTGAGCCATGCATCTTTCAGACAAATGACCCCTGCAGAATAACTAGCTTGTCTGCCATTCCCTGTGATGTTGACGATACAAACATCCATGAGCAATCAGTCAAGATTCAGCTTAGCAAGATATGTGTTCATTCCTCAGACTACTATCCTGTCAGTGTCTCTGATCTGAACTATGGTCAGACAATATACTGGAAGAATCACACATCTCAGAAGCACCAGCTTCTGGCTCTTGACTTCAGTGGTACTGTCACAGCTGTAGGGAAAGATGTGAACACACTGAAAGTGGGAGACCATATAGTATCATGTTATCCCATTGCTGCATCTTCTAAGATTGTGATTCCTGAAGCAGCATGCTACAAAACAAAGAGGCTCACATTTCTGAAAGAGGCTCCTTGTGTGTCCTACTTTGTTCTGGCATGGGAAATACTGCACAGACTGTTACCTACAGTCAAACATAGAAGGTTGAGCATCATCTCCTCTGTTCCTGACTCTAGTCTGCTGAAGGTCCTAATCCAAACAGCAAACAAATCAGGATGGAATGCCATTGTAGGGACACCGTGCAATGGGATGTTTGTTGATGCAATTCTCCTCCTTCCACCATTTGATAAATCTCTGTTGGCAGAAGCCAGCAATTGTTCTGATGTCAGACATGTTGTCATTGTCTGTGAATCCCAGTCCCAATGCTTGCTTGAACAGAGTGTTTTCCAGAATGTTAAGGATAGTGTTCACATACAGACTCTTCAGATGTCCAGCATCTTACAAAAAGGATCACTCATTGCCAAGACGCCACACATTTATCGTTGGCTCCAGTCCATGGATTTGGACTGGATATCATTTTCTCTAGAGACCTCTACCTTTCAGAGAATGTCTTCCGGTAGCATTGACTTCCTGTCTGTTGAGGAATCTGAATCGTACTTCAGCTCAAAGACCCTGTCTGTTGTGGCACTGAGTAAAGATGATTCCAAAGGCACACTGTCCAACATTCAGTTGCTGCCTAAACCAACACAGCTTTTCCAGAAGAAGTCTGTGTACATTGTCACAGGTGGTCTCTCTGGGCTGGGGTTTGAAACAGTGAAGTTCCTTTCTCAGAAAGGTGGAGAGTACATCGTCATACTCTCCAGAAGTAGCCCCACACCAGACATACAGCAGGAGATAGTCCTTCTGGAGAGACAATGGAGTGCCCATATTGTATGGATGGGATGTGATGTCTCTGTTTCTGAGCATGTGCTCAGAGTGATTGGTCTCATTGGTCAGAAGTTCCCCTCTTGTCCAATCAAAGGGGTCTTTCACAGTGCAGTTGTCCTGCATGATGGGTTGATTGAAACCCTTGACAAATCCCACTTTGAGAAAGTCCTAAAGCCCAAGGTGAATGGAGCTCTGAATCTGCACCACGCCACAAAACACTGCAAGTTAGACTACTTTGTGTGCTACTCTTCCATCTCTTCTTTCCTTGGCAATGCCTCACAAACAAACTATGCAGCAGCCAATTCATTCCTGGACTACTTCTGTCACTATAGACGGAATATTGGACTATGTGGGCAATCCATCAACTGGGGACCTTTGAACCTTGGTCTCCTGCTTAACAAGGATCATTTACACAGGTTTCTGGAGAGAAGGGGATTGATGGTGATGGATGTTCATGAGAGTTTGGAACAATGCCTCTTGCTAAACAAACCCCAACAGGTTGTATGTAGGTTTCACGTCAAGAACATGATGAGCAATGTCCTCTCTCAAAATGCATCATTGACCATGCGCATGACTGCATTAGTGGATGAGGCAGTGCAAAAATACAAATTCCAAAAGTCACAGTCTGAACATACTTCTGTGCCATCCTCCCCAAGTGAATACATCAGGTCTGTACTCAGTCAAACAAGTGGTGTTGACAAGAATGAGTTAGATGACGATTCTCTTCTCTCTGCCTTAGGCATCGACTCAATGCAAGCCATGACCCTGCAGAACCTCATCTTTCAGGATAGGGGTGTGAATGTGCCTCTGGTTACATTGCTGGACCCCAATGGGACACTGTCTACATTGGTATCAATGCTGATGGAGAGTACTGAGGGTGAATCTCAGAATGATGATCAGATAGAGGAATGA